The sequence below is a genomic window from Rhipicephalus microplus isolate Deutch F79 unplaced genomic scaffold, USDA_Rmic scaffold_963, whole genome shotgun sequence.
aagtggcctgcATTTGAATTCACAAAAGTGTAAATTCTGCTGTGTAAGTTCTGCTGTCGTGAACAGCTAAAGTAACCCCGTCTTAACAGCCACATACAATGTAAGCAAACAAGAGAAACCCCACCTAGATGATTTTAGCGCGGGAGCCAATCGGCTCTGCAACTAAAAGAAGTAGTCCCGCCATGTTTTCGGCCATGTTGTCTGGTGTCGAAACATCCGGGCGTCCCAATATTGTGGTCCCATTGGTGGTCCTTCATATTCCCCTGCCTACGAACGGTACGAATCACTACCTTCTATTTTCACTCGACCATAGTGAGACGCTTATGAAAAGACCTACCAATGGCCCTTGCCGAGGGGCGTAGCCAAGGGGTGCCACACCGGGAACGTGCCTCCCCtcccccccgaaatttttttcgccTTGGCATTGAGAGAGAAAAATAGCCATTTTGAGGGGGTGCTGCTCCCAAAATCACAATGCTTCCCTCCCgcagaaaaaatttctggctatgcgcCAGCCCTTGCCTGAGAGTAGTCGGTGACGGCGAAGCTGTTGCATGGCTCGTAGAGGGCGCTAATGGGGAGCTTGTAGTCACTCTCTAGCGTGTACAAGAGCACGCCCATCTGCAAGCTGAAATACACTACCAGGTTGCGCCTCCCAAAGCCATCCCTGGCCGTCTTGAGCGCAGCCTCCTGCAATCGATCGGCAGGTACACATCGCATTGCTTTACATACTACTACATATATCGGCACCTGGCGCAAGCACATTGATGCTCGCACATTGCAGAAAGTATCCGAGGAAGGAGTAGCGAATTGCTTTTGCTTTGTCGCTGTCTTCAACCCGTGCTAGAGTGATCCATAAGTGCTTTTAAAAGGTGCTGATGAGATTGTGCTTTGAAGTGAGGTGTAATATAGATATtggctgtgcaaaaaaaaaaatgttttcgcgGAACgatcgtttctttttctttatcagTTGTTTTTATTGAAGTTGGTCCGAAAAGTGAACAACCCCTCGATACAATCTCCTCCATTCATTCAGACACGGTGTTTTACTTTACAAGTATGGTTGCATTCAAGGGCTGTCCGTTCTACAGATGTGAGCTAAATAGAGCTTGCTACAGGCTGATACACCAGCAATATAAAACCAGGAGATTATATAAAAAAATTCAGCAGGCTATGCCGTGACAGATGAACCAATGCCTGATTTTAACTAAAGACTAGCGATTCTGTTGCAATGGCAAAGTACCGTTTGCAATAACAAAAAGATGAATTCTTATGCAAAAAGAGCCTAACTTCTAACCCTTTTCTATCTCCCCTCATGCATATTTACGAAACACTGGTTAGATCGAAGAAGACACATCAAATGATATAACGTTTTTCACAGTGCATGTCCTCTCAACAAAAAGCGGTTAGAGCATGCCTCATATACGAGCATATGCATTCATCTAGCGACGTCGGTTTTTGCAGCGCTTACGCCAGCGCTCATGACCGCGCCCTCGTGATTAAGTTGACAGTTGCCACTTAAGCGAGGCGTTTTTCTCTCGACTTGATCAGTTATTGATGCCAGGCCTCACACGCTAATCGATGTCGTCGCATGGACCTTTTGCGCGGTGACAACGGCCGGCTGTTTTCGTTTCTTCTTACGCCTTCTGGAAACGAACGCCGGCTACACAGGTAAGACGCCTTCATGCAATAAAGGCACATGCAGCGTCCATTTTTCCCTTCGTTGCGTTGTTGTTCACGCCTATACAGTGCGAGAGATGGCCACATTTCGCAGCTTTCGCAGCAACGTGCCAAACTGAATTATCTGGTTGATCGTCATTTTAATGTCGGAACAACTTTCGCAGAATTGTGCTGGCTTTACGCGCTTCACGCTAATTAGCGAAATTATTAAGACACTTTATCGCCAAACTGCTTTTCCATTTTCCTATGCAGCCTTCTGCAGCTATGGTGGGGGCCCAAAGCTTTGCTGGTGATACGCTACGACTAAATTTGCTAGAAACAAAAGCCTTCGAAATCGAAAGCTTTGCATAGACCCTTCGAAAGAGCTTTGagatttttatttatctattaaAAACACGCACGCGCTGTGGCGTCATTAAGAAAGGAAGATTTTGCTGTCACACTAACGCGCACAACTTTATATTTTCTTGCTACTTTCGTCACAGCATATTTGGACGTGTAGCCACCCTATGCGAGTCATTGTGTGTCAATATATTTTGATGCAGCTTACCATATTTGGAGTGTACTCGTTGGGACTTTTGTGGGCGTTCACAGGCAGCGTGATGCATTGGTGTCGGGTGGGCACCGACAAAACCGTGCTGATTATAACGAGTGCGTCGACGTCTTTCCTGCGGAATAAGTTGAACATTGAAGAGGAGAGAACGTTACGTTGTAAACACCTAACCGAATCATTTGACGCAAAACAAACTACAAATCAAGCAGGCAGCCTCTAAATGCGAAACATACAATACTTACATAACGGAGAATGTAATGGAGAAACATTTATGCATAACGGAGAATGTAGTCGCTGGAAGAAGGCGGGTGCTATCAGTTTTCATTTCGATCCTGAATTTCAGTGACGATTATCTTTAACTACATAAATCATTCGTGGTTTCTAAACAATAAGTATACCTTAAACTGGCACGCACTGCACTTGTGATTGAACACCTGCCCTCAAGTTCATAATAATATATTCATTAACAAGCAGTTGATTAGTTGTCCTTCGCGACATAAAGTTCACGCGTGAAACCCACGGGAGCACTACTGTTATGGGGTTTTCATAGAAAATATGTgtatccacatacacacacacaataaaCACCCTGTATATGTCCAGGTCGGAGTATAACGTCCCAATATCGCAATAGCTCATGATGAATTTTCCGGTTCCCCTCTGTAACAAGTCGAAAGACTTGAGACTAGTGTGACAGATCAGCATATGTGCTTGCTAGTGGTACTGATTATGGAGTACATCGATTAGTACACGTTCCCATTACTGTGAATCGGGTGAGTTTGCACACGTAAAAATGTTATTTTCTATACGCGCTCATGCGTTGTACTGTAGCATTTGACTTTTTGCGCTGTACACATGTGATAGTGTTAAAGGGATCACTTGCCGAAAATTGCGGCATCGGTTTCGGCGTCATTGGCTGCGAGTGAAAGATCGAGATTGTCTATGTAGATTCAATTATTAATAAATGGTTGTGGAAGAGACTGGCAGTAACGAGTAACAACAATCAGAAGAAGACTACCCAGTGATTCCACTTAATTTTAAGGGGTTTATTGACTGGCAATAATAGCCTCATTTCAGGGCCATctgtcactttttttcgcgatCTCTCGGCTCTTCGTCTCAGTCTTCTGCCTGCTCCTACCCGACACTGTCTCTTTTCACCCCTATGCCTAAACTTTAATCGCTAGCCCGGCTTATAATTGAACAATTGCCTTCAGCGGAACAAGAAGGTGTTCAACCACGGAGTAACACCTGTGCTTGAAACTGTTCCATAAAAAAAGGCTCCGAGAATGTGATGTACTGGAAGAAGTGTCCTTAAGGCATGTATTGTAGCGTTGCAGATCAGTAGAATCACACCAGGCGTCTAAAGCTTGTGAATTGTGCAACCAGTGGATGGCTTAAAGCAGCCGACCTGTTAAAAAACGCGCAGCAACGAAGGCGTGCGTCACAGCTTAGGGACGGGTTGTGGGTACTTCGCCAAGTCAAGGAAGAAAAAATTATGGCACAGTGAGCTTTTTGTACTAAACTTGTGGCAGGTACCCCTGTATAGCTTGAGAACACCACTTTTGCGTGCACAAACGATCCTTTCCTTGCACAAACGGTTGAAGGTGATGCGTGCAGGCCCCTGTTGCGTTATCGCGCTTTACTCCCTGTTAAGGGTCGAAGGAGGAGGAAGTTGCAgatgtaaccgggtggaggaactgaacgctgacaagGGTCAAAGGAGGAGGAAGTTGCAGATGTAATCgggtggaggaactgaacgctaacaagaagaggatacgaaaacaaacaggtttatggcattaattacacgtatttacagcaaagaacggttagtggtttcacaaaccacaagcgtggtggttgaaccgttacatgattcagagcgacgtccagcactctgcggcgtcgttttaagccctgtcgggctcctcctctccaagtggaacaccaatcacacacacacaacaggtgaggaggacgagcatgcacggcccacgtgcacgtccaatattgagtcgtgatcactgcactgcaaggtggcgccagcagggctcttcctcgtcgtgtgtgtgccgcaagTCGAGAGGTCCCAAGATCCTGACAGCTTACATCAAAGCGTCCGCCaatctgttcgctcaattagcgggtgatttgcggtggccgccatggtctcttccaaggaagatgctgtctttgttgttctCTCTCGAACGGTTTACGGTGTCGTagtgacacgacgtctcatcctccagctagcacggacaatgcctgacgagcatagacagccggccggtcggctacttgattgaggattaaaagagcgccgctcccccgtcagctctggcacCGGTCACAACAGTTTCCCCGtcgccagatgagtcgccgaggtcatcaggcaccactgctgtttgaagggacgacgaaagggtccgtatttgaaagtcaggaactcgcctttgcttgccacatTGTCTGGGTAActgccgaaatcttcgacagcgtctggcagactgggcgccgatggagttgagagcctccccagtagaccagcttacgcacaatggcgtcttcccggacgaatcgccgggccaaacgtaacatcCCGAAAACGAAGCTCGAGCGTCGTCCATGTTTTTACGTGTGTCATGGTTTACGAAATATAGACATAAAAGAATACTTAGCGAGAAAATATTGTGCCACTGTCTACATAAGGGTGTTACTCACCATTTTCCCAAGAGGAAGGGGAGTGGTCTTAGA
It includes:
- the LOC142795942 gene encoding uncharacterized protein LOC142795942, which translates into the protein MEIRSQDRQPHDGSPLACPPSCFLFLASEYSCSVTAMRHLLGNNSWIHKVFVGIGYYYYNGSDAWEKLSYAAENVASKDVDALVIISTVLSVPTRHQCITLPVNAHKSPNEYTPNMEAALKTARDGFGRRNLVVYFSLQMGVLLYTLESDYKLPISALYEPCNSFAVTDYSQARAGA